One Thermodesulfobacteriota bacterium genomic region harbors:
- a CDS encoding diheme cytochrome c-553: MPLTITTLLSALICITLAPLIASAAPEKGTAAAGDKMVERGKQLVTEGNCDYCHTPLIETKEGPVPDIKRRLSGHPQDREIPRLPDTEVGSTEWIEFLGTLDTTEWAGPWGLVFSKNITPDPETGIGKWTEEIFIGTMRSGKHIDLKRDIMPPMPWQDYARLPDYDLKSVFAYLMTLPPVKNAVPKPVPMPGKKSGE; this comes from the coding sequence ATGCCCCTGACGATCACGACACTGCTCTCCGCGTTGATATGCATTACGCTTGCGCCGCTCATTGCCTCGGCCGCGCCTGAAAAAGGTACGGCAGCCGCCGGAGATAAAATGGTCGAGAGGGGAAAGCAGCTCGTGACGGAGGGCAACTGCGATTACTGTCACACGCCGCTGATAGAGACGAAAGAAGGCCCCGTGCCCGATATCAAGAGGAGGCTGTCCGGGCATCCCCAGGACAGGGAGATACCGCGTCTCCCCGATACTGAGGTCGGCTCTACGGAGTGGATAGAGTTCCTGGGCACGCTCGACACGACGGAGTGGGCTGGGCCGTGGGGCCTCGTATTCTCTAAGAACATCACCCCCGACCCGGAAACGGGCATAGGGAAATGGACGGAAGAGATATTCATCGGGACCATGAGGAGCGGAAAACACATAGACCTGAAAAGGGATATTATGCCGCCCATGCCCTGGCAGGACTACGCCCGGCTCCCGGACTATGACCTGAAATCCGTATTCGCCTACCTCATGACGCTCCCCCCGGTGAAGAACGCGGTGCCCAAGCCCGTGCCGATGCCCGGTAAAAAATCGGGAGAGTGA
- a CDS encoding universal stress protein, whose protein sequence is MIKKIVWASDGSKDSLDALAFAESIARPLDSEIIGLYVIPDYFEVRALDEFPSPELDLLADWIKEKESKGSDRLKNISEELASKGLRFRTRITQGVPYLKIIEAGEEENADLIVLGKGRAEERNLLGATALKVLRRSRIPVLIVRRDSPKKEIKRILVPTDLYNIMSRDLQLALGLARDLRAEIYSLNIVATGEGKYPPKLVELMRGDAYNKLTEQVEEARLEDRVETAVETARNAWIGIINYAREKKIDLIIMNTYGGYKFRREDFIGSVAERVAQESPCPVVTVKPV, encoded by the coding sequence TTGATCAAGAAAATTGTGTGGGCTTCAGACGGTTCCAAGGATTCACTCGACGCTCTCGCTTTCGCGGAGTCGATCGCGCGCCCCCTCGACTCGGAGATAATCGGCCTCTACGTCATCCCAGATTATTTCGAAGTCCGCGCTCTTGACGAGTTCCCGAGCCCGGAGCTCGACCTGCTCGCCGACTGGATAAAGGAAAAGGAATCTAAGGGGAGCGACAGGCTCAAGAACATATCGGAAGAGCTCGCCTCAAAGGGGCTCCGTTTCAGGACACGCATCACGCAGGGCGTGCCGTATTTGAAGATCATAGAAGCCGGCGAAGAGGAAAACGCCGACCTCATAGTGCTCGGGAAAGGGAGGGCGGAGGAAAGGAACCTCCTGGGCGCGACCGCGCTCAAGGTGCTCAGGCGCTCGAGGATACCCGTGCTCATAGTAAGGCGCGACAGCCCGAAAAAGGAGATAAAACGGATACTGGTCCCAACGGACCTCTACAACATAATGTCGAGGGACCTCCAGCTCGCCCTCGGCCTCGCGAGGGACCTCCGGGCGGAGATATACAGTCTCAACATTGTCGCTACGGGGGAAGGGAAATACCCGCCCAAGCTCGTGGAGCTGATGAGGGGGGACGCGTACAACAAGCTCACGGAGCAGGTCGAGGAGGCCAGGCTCGAGGACAGGGTGGAAACCGCCGTAGAGACGGCGAGGAACGCCTGGATAGGGATTATCAACTACGCCAGGGAAAAGAAGATAGACCTTATAATCATGAACACCTACGGGGGATATAAGTTCAGGCGTGAGGACTTCATCGGGAGCGTCGCGGAGAGGGTCGCACAGGAATCCCCATGCCCCGTCGTCACGGTCAAGCCCGTTTAG
- a CDS encoding potassium channel protein: protein MLSAIRNKLFVPVLLIFLINMFGTIGYMVVEGWNFRDSLFMTVTTLTTVGYGEVHDLSPAGEIFTIVLLTLGVGTILYLLGTLAKIVLEGELKQMIGRSRLERKIKDIKNHYIVCGYGRMGKTIVRELAGKGMDIIVIEKEPVETAGNGEPVIIEGDATKDDVLLSAGIERAYGLISVLPTDAENLFVVLSARGLNPGLLIYTRAGDEGSEKKILRAGADRVVSPYHTGGMRIAGMILKPAVVDFIEYATTAGNLEIQLEEVEILPGSALGGKTLEASGIGRDLGIIITAVKKPDGTMHFNPTSRTVIETGDTLIALGEVTKLKTLEAMARG from the coding sequence ATGTTATCGGCGATAAGAAACAAGCTCTTCGTACCCGTTTTACTGATATTCCTCATAAACATGTTCGGCACTATAGGCTACATGGTCGTGGAGGGATGGAATTTCCGGGACTCCCTCTTCATGACCGTGACCACGCTTACGACCGTCGGTTACGGAGAAGTGCACGACCTCTCCCCCGCGGGCGAGATATTCACAATAGTGCTGCTCACCCTGGGCGTGGGGACCATACTTTATCTCCTCGGCACTCTGGCGAAGATAGTGCTGGAAGGGGAGCTTAAACAGATGATCGGGAGGTCCAGATTGGAAAGGAAAATAAAAGACATCAAAAACCATTATATAGTCTGCGGCTACGGGAGGATGGGCAAGACAATAGTCAGGGAGCTCGCCGGGAAGGGCATGGATATCATAGTCATCGAAAAGGAGCCGGTCGAGACGGCGGGGAACGGCGAGCCCGTGATAATCGAGGGCGACGCTACAAAGGACGACGTGCTCCTCTCGGCCGGCATAGAGAGGGCCTACGGCCTCATATCCGTCCTCCCGACAGACGCCGAGAACCTATTCGTCGTGCTGAGCGCGCGAGGGCTGAACCCCGGCCTCCTCATATATACGCGGGCCGGCGACGAGGGCTCGGAAAAGAAGATATTGAGGGCGGGCGCCGACAGGGTCGTATCCCCTTACCACACGGGAGGGATGAGGATAGCGGGCATGATACTCAAGCCGGCGGTGGTCGATTTCATAGAATACGCCACTACGGCCGGGAACCTCGAGATTCAGCTCGAGGAGGTCGAGATACTGCCGGGCTCCGCTCTCGGCGGCAAGACTCTCGAAGCGTCCGGCATAGGAAGGGACCTCGGCATAATAATAACCGCCGTAAAAAAACCGGACGGGACGATGCATTTCAATCCGACGTCGAGGACGGTGATTGAAACGGGGGATACGCTCATAGCTTTAGGCGAGGTCACTAAGCTGAAGACGCTCGAAGCCATGGCCCGCGGATAG
- a CDS encoding CBS domain-containing protein: MTGKRKTQAELLSEVINRNVVTISPAAALSEAAYMMMNEDVGALVVVDADMSPVGMITDRDLVVSAMAEGVSPDEATVEEVMTKDPITVDEDTDIFEMLSLLSENSIRRLPVTRGRKLKGIVSVDDLIVVVATELVNLAMALSSKSKVL, from the coding sequence ATGACAGGAAAAAGAAAAACCCAGGCCGAGCTGTTGAGCGAGGTCATTAACAGGAACGTCGTGACGATCTCGCCTGCGGCGGCGCTTTCAGAAGCCGCGTACATGATGATGAACGAAGACGTGGGCGCGCTCGTCGTGGTCGACGCCGATATGAGCCCCGTCGGCATGATCACGGACAGGGACCTGGTCGTATCCGCGATGGCCGAAGGCGTGAGCCCGGACGAGGCAACGGTCGAGGAGGTAATGACGAAGGACCCCATAACCGTCGACGAGGATACCGACATATTCGAGATGCTGAGCCTGCTGTCCGAGAATTCGATAAGGAGGCTCCCGGTAACGCGCGGGAGAAAGTTGAAGGGCATAGTGTCGGTCGACGACCTTATAGTCGTCGTGGCGACGGAGCTCGTAAATCTAGCCATGGCGCTCAGCAGCAAATCTAAGGTCCTCTGA
- a CDS encoding universal stress protein, which yields MVELIVPEGPYFRKREIILQSETDMEMNRILWATDGSGEAELALEYAKYIARLSGAEIIGVHVIPLPVQLLFESLREEDEKFHEWQSGVERRVSDRFVEVRNELLHLGIKFDGVILKGIPSDKIREFSRLRKADIIVMGKQGHGIIESMMVGSETVKVLKSSHIPVLAVKRTGPGNDIKISKIIVPIDLADENETALDYALGLSGLTGADVTAVYALRLDMYAQDMPAGALDIVIKQSAKELRERVDRIKDKYESGHGVTPISGIKTEVIHGLSPAISIANYASRQHADLIVINTHARTGLKRLVLGSVTERLIPEAPCSVLSLRP from the coding sequence GTGGTAGAATTAATTGTCCCGGAGGGGCCTTACTTCAGGAAGCGGGAAATAATTCTTCAAAGCGAGACTGACATGGAAATGAACAGGATTCTCTGGGCCACGGACGGATCGGGTGAAGCCGAGCTCGCGCTTGAGTACGCGAAATACATTGCGAGGCTGTCAGGCGCCGAGATAATAGGCGTTCACGTAATTCCTCTACCGGTACAGCTCCTCTTCGAATCCCTGAGAGAAGAGGACGAGAAATTCCACGAGTGGCAGTCCGGGGTCGAGAGAAGGGTGAGCGACAGGTTCGTCGAGGTGAGGAACGAGCTCCTTCATCTGGGAATAAAGTTCGACGGCGTCATACTCAAAGGGATACCAAGCGACAAGATAAGGGAGTTCTCCCGTCTGAGAAAGGCCGACATTATAGTAATGGGGAAACAGGGGCACGGCATCATAGAGAGCATGATGGTCGGAAGCGAGACCGTGAAAGTGCTTAAGTCTTCCCACATCCCGGTGCTCGCCGTCAAGAGGACCGGCCCCGGAAACGATATCAAGATAAGCAAAATAATTGTCCCGATAGACCTTGCCGACGAGAACGAGACGGCGCTTGACTACGCCCTCGGCCTCTCGGGCTTGACAGGGGCGGACGTTACGGCCGTATACGCTCTCAGGCTCGATATGTACGCACAGGACATGCCGGCCGGGGCGCTCGACATCGTCATAAAGCAGTCTGCAAAGGAGCTCCGGGAGAGGGTGGACAGGATCAAGGACAAATACGAGAGCGGGCACGGCGTCACTCCGATCAGCGGGATAAAGACCGAAGTCATACACGGGCTCAGCCCCGCCATATCGATCGCCAATTACGCATCGAGGCAGCATGCCGACCTGATAGTCATCAACACGCACGCGAGGACGGGGCTCAAAAGGCTCGTGCTCGGCAGCGTCACGGAGAGGCTTATCCCGGAGGCCCCCTGCTCCGTTTTGTCGTTAAGGCCGTAA